The sequence CCCGTCACCGGATGACCAGCTGGCGCGCCGCCGACCTCGTCGCCCAGGAGGGGGGTGCGGAGGTGCAGGAAGAGATGAGCCGGCTGCAGATCGACCAGCACGCGCGGGTGCTCGACGCCTGGTACGAGCAGCGGGACCGGCTCGGGCCGGGCTGGACCGACGCCGCCTCGCTCAACGACTACGCGCTGCGGCTGACGCCGGGGCAGGCCCGCGCGCTGACCGGGGAGCTGGCCGCCACGCTGGCCCGCTGGCTGGCCGCCCACCCCGTGAGCGCCCGTCCCACCGAGGGGAGCGAGCAGGTCTGCGTCCTGCTCGACGTGCTGCCGCTGCCGGAGTGGCCGTCGTGACCGGCCCGGTGACCGTCCGTTCCGCGACCCGCCGGCTGGTCGGCCTGACGGCGCTGCGCTGGCTCCCGGTCGGGCTGACCACGCCGATCACCGTGCTGCTCGCGCAGGCCCGGGGGCTGTCGCTGGCCGAGATCGGCCTGCTGTTCACCGTCCACGGCGT is a genomic window of Blastococcus sp. HT6-30 containing:
- a CDS encoding helix-turn-helix domain-containing protein, translated to MTTPPEPLEPAVEVTDVRALRALSHPLRNRLLGQLRLHGPATASRLGRAVGESSGSTSYHLRQLATYGFVEEVEGQGTGRERWWRARHRMTSWRAADLVAQEGGAEVQEEMSRLQIDQHARVLDAWYEQRDRLGPGWTDAASLNDYALRLTPGQARALTGELAATLARWLAAHPVSARPTEGSEQVCVLLDVLPLPEWPS